A genomic window from Lotus japonicus ecotype B-129 chromosome 1, LjGifu_v1.2 includes:
- the LOC130733627 gene encoding uncharacterized protein LOC130733627 yields MAIEVGNGKWQGSVGGIVCAPINKVWTLVSQTKRLAEWMPMVERCTALAGNEDEAGYVRLVSGFMFPQQDGERSWIKERLVSLDSSSHSYVYRMEASNVGLDGSVNSLKLVDYGDESTLVHWSFEINPLEDVSKDSIVDFLGFLYKSCINKIEDAIEAASRNVSTAQ; encoded by the exons ATG GCTATTGAAGTGGGAAATGGTAAATGGCAAGGTTCAGTTGGTGGCATAGTTTGTGCACCTATTAACAAAGTTTGGACCTTGGTCTCTCAAACTAAAAGACTAGCTGAATGGATGCCAATGGTAGAAAGATGCACTGCCTTGGCCGGAAACGAAGACGAAGCGGGCTATGTTCGGCTAGTCTCTGGCTTCATGTTTCCTCAACAAGATGGAGAAAGGTCATGGATCAAGGAGCGGTTGGTTTCACTGGACTCTTCATCACATAGCTATGTTTACAGAATGGAAGCAAGCAATGTAGGCTTAGATGGATCTGTAAATTCACTAAAGCTAGTTGATTATGGGGATGAATCAACTCTTGTTCACTGGTCCTTTGAGATAAATCCTTTAGAAGATGTATCTAAGGACAGCATAGTGGATTTTCTGGGGTTTCTCTATAAATCTTGCATTAATAAGATTGAGGATGCTATAGAAGCTGCATCAAGAAACGTTTCAACAGCTCAGTAA